The window ATACCGGATCGACTAGATATATCTTTCTCGGCGCCTTGATCCTCCTCTTGGCCGGGCCGAACCTCTCCACGACGAAGAGGAAGTAGGCCTCCTCCATATAGCGTATATACGCCGCCGCAGTCTTCGCGTCTACGTCCAAGGACCTGGCCAGAGATCTCCACGTAATCGGGTTGGCGTAGTTCTCGAGCACGAGCTTGAGCAGAGCCTCCAGCGCCTCGACGTCGCGCACGCGCCGCCTCTCCACAATATCTCTATAGAATACAGTATCCACGAGCGATCTGACTTTGTCCAGCGATCTCCCCAGCCAGATTTCGGGAAAGCCGCCCCACCTGGCGTATTCCTGAAAAAGCCGTCTGGCCAGCCCCGCGTCCCTAAACGTCTGGGCCGCCGACATGCCGGCGATTTCGCAGAATGAGAGCGGCAACAATAGGCGAGATATATAGCGACCTCTCAGCCTCGCGGGTATCCGCTCCGCCGAAAGCTCGGAGGTGGAGCCGGTTACGTAGAGCCTAAAGTCCTTAACGTCGTGGAGCCATCTGAGCCTATAATCCCAGCGAGGCCAGGCTTGCACCTCGTCGAGGAATAGATGGACGGTCCCTCTGGGGTAGACTCTCCTCACCTCCTCGGCCAGCCTCCTCTCGTCGAGCGAGTTGACCCACAGATGCTCGAACGACGCGTACAAGACCTGCTCGCCCCTCTCCAGTAGTTCCCAAGCCGTCTTCAGAAACAGAAAGGTCTTCCCTACCCTTCTAGGCCCGACCACGGCGACTATGTCGAACTGGGATGGGGGCAACCTAAAACGTCGGGGGATCTCGCGCACGTTCCTAATAGACTCCAGATATTCGCGGCTCAACACGTCTAGCATTGTGGAGTGTATTCCACAAACAAATAAAGATTTGTGGAGTGTGATCCTCACAACTCGGCGAGGCGGCGAGGCGCCGGCGGCTAGCTCTCGTCGATCTCGAAAGGCGCCTTATCGACAGACACGGTCCCCTCCACCTCGCTGACGTAGCCGTTGCTCCTCACATCCACGCGTATGGTGACCACGAGCCCCTTCTTGGTCACTATAGTCACCACGTCGTCGGCTACCTCGAAGTCGAGGACTGAGTCGCCCTCCGAGTTTATCATCTCGGCGACCTTCGACGCAAGGCTCCAGCGGAAGGTCAGCGTGACGCTCAGCCCGCCCGCCTCGACGTCCAACGGCCCCTTCAAAGCTCTCGCCAAGAACTCGGCGGCGCCTCTATTCAGTTGAGGATCTCCGGACTCTATGGTCACGAGGATCCTCAACGGCTTGAGGCGCGTAAGGCGCTCGGCCAGCACGTACGTGGCCGCGCGGCACTTTAAAAGGGTATTGCGACGGCGGAGGTTTTTGAGGAAATGAAAATATATACGGGCAGTAGTATCGCTATATGGCCTCGCCTGGCGTAGTTTCATACGAGCCTCCCAAGATGGCCGACAACTTGTTCTACGAGACGACGCCGACAGGCATAGAGGGGCTGGACCAGCTCCTGGGAGGCGGCTTCATAAGAGGGCGCACCTACCTCATATCCGGCGAGACCGGCACGGGCAAGACCCTCATATCGCTCACGTTTCTGCTACAAGGGGCTTTGAAGTTCGGCGAGCCGGGGATATACGTCTCGGTGGACGAGACCTACGAGCAGTTGGTGATGGGCGCCAAGAGGTTCGGTTGGGATCTGGAGGAGCTTAGGGCAAAGGGCCTCATAGAGGTGCTCGTGCCAGAGATGGACCTCATCGAGCGTCTGAGGGAGAAGGACCCCACGGCCATAGCCAAATCCCTCATCGCCTCGTTGAGGGACTACGTGGTGGCGCTCAACGCGCAGAGGCTGGTCATAGATCCAATAGCGCCCTTAGTCACTCTAGACAAAGATATACAGGTACTCCGCGAGTACATACGCGTGTTGGTGATGGGCATCGAGAGGGAGATAGGCACGACTAACATAGTCACCACCGAGATTCCCAGCGGATCCACTGCGATAAGCCGCTACGGCGTCGAGGAGTTCCTCGCCACGGGAGTCCTCGTGACGGGAATAGCGAGGACCCGCGAGGGCAATTTCAAGCGCGTGTTGTTCATTAGGAAGATGCGCTGGTCGCCCGTCCAGCCGGGCCTCTACGAGTTCGAGATAGTGCCCAAGGAGGGCGTCGTGGTGAAGTCGCAGGTAAAGGAGCCTCTGTTGCCCGTGACGTTCCTGCCCTTCGTGCCTTAGCATAACGGGTGGGCGTAAAGGCCCTCGCCGAATATCGGCGTCTATGAATCTGCACGACACGCGAGTCCAGGGCGTGTTGACCTTTGGCCGATAACTCAGAAGTAATACCACACGTCACTGGTCGGCGATCAGGGTGGTCATCACCAATTCACGAATTCTTTTTAATATTAAGGGCTTTTAGTAGGCATGAGCCTAGTTGCCCGCGCTCTTTTCCCCAAAGGCAAGGAGCCCCGCTATGCCTTCGAGGCGTTAATCTCGATGTTGCCTGAGATTACTCTGAGCTTCACGACGGACGGCATATCCATAAAGGCGCTCGATCCCAGCAAGGTTGCGCTATTACAGCTGGACTTCACGGCGGGCGGCCTCGAGGAGTACTCGGTCGACCACGACGTGAAGATAGGCCTAATACTGTCCTCGGTGAAGGAGGCGCTGAAGCGCGTCGGCGCCGCGGAGAAGCTGGAGATAGGCGTGGACGAGGAGAGGAAGCGGTTCGTCATGATGGTATACCCCAAGAAGGGGCGCGAGGCTGGCATATCGCGGAGGTTTTCGTTTCCGATAGTCCAGTTGGCCGAGGAGGAGGTCCCCGAGATAAATATAGAGTACGAGGCCTCGTTCGAGATGGACTCGGCCGCTTTCGACGACATGATGGCGTTGGCCGAAAGCGTCTCCGACGCGGTGGCCATACAAGTATCCCAGGACTCTGTAGTGTTCAGCGCGGAGGGCGAGGGGGGTAGAGAGGCCGTCAGTGAGTTCGGCCGCGACAGCGAGTCTTTGTACGACGTAAACGCGCAGGGGACGGTGAAGGCGAAGTACTCGGTGGAGCTTATCAGAAACGTGTCGGGGAAGCTCAAGGGCATTAGCAAAAGAGTTAAGGCAGAGCTCGGCGACGCCAAGCCTCTGAAGCTCACCTACGAGTTCGCAACCGGCACCTTCACGATGATACTGGCCCCCCGCGCCGACTGATGAACTCTCTGGCCCTCCTCCTCTTGCTGATCTTCACGCTGGCGCTCGCCTTCGCTTTCTTCTGGTTTGCCTATACCACATTCGTGTCGACGTCGAGCACAATAGTGACCATAAGAGCTGCTATGCTGTATTACGAGAACGGCACGTTGAGGCTGGTCGTGGTGAATCCGGGGCCAAACCCCGTCTATGTAGATGCCGTGTATCTCTCCGGCGCTAAGTGCAACTTGACCAACAACCCGTACATACGACAGGGGACCGTGGCCGAGATAGATGCCGTATGCCCGCGCCCGCAGGCCGCCGCGGCGCAGGGGATGTTGATCGCCAACGGCTATTCGTTGCCCTTCACGGCTTCGATATCTTGATAAAAACACGTCTAGATCTAGACGGTGATGTGGGCTGGTATTGCGGATCTCTGACGAGAAATACCAGAGCTGACCCCTCGGTAGGTGAACGTCCGGTCACTTCCTCCCGTAGGGGCAGAAGTGGAGGATGCCGAGTTGCCGCGCCAGACCTGCGAAGCTGACGCCGTACGCCACGACAGGCTTGCCCGCACGTTTTGCCATCTCTACCAGCGACTTCACGTCGACGGAGCTCGCGGCGCCTGGGGCTATCACCACAACCCCTATCTTAGTCAGTACCTCGGGCAGGCTATTATCGTCGACAAGGCCCACGGGCTTTGTGGCGACTCTTACCGGGTCGTAGACGTATAGCTCCGGCGTCATCGAGCCCAGCACGTCGACGACACGCTCGCTGTAGCCCACCAGAAGCACAGGCCCGCCATAGAGCAGAGCTATATATTCGGCGAATCTGTTGACGCATCTCTCGCTCTCGTGGGGATGGCACGAGAAGGCGGACTTGGCGGCAGTCAGCGCCCTCGCCCTAATAGCCTCTACGCAGAAGCGTAGGGACGGGTTCTCCACGGCCTCTGAGAGGGCGTATCTGCCCGACTTCACGTCGGCATCTACCGGCGCATCGATGCATATATTGCCCACACAACATCGCGCGATTTTCTGCCCTTCGCAAGCATCGGTCCCGCCTCTATCGCTCACAGAGACCACTAGATATCCCGAATTCACAGACTCATCTTGATATTTCTTTAAAAAATTACAGAGTATATGCCCGCGAGGCGTTGACCAGCAACGCCTTTCGGGATCTGCTGGCTCTCTAGCTGGCGCTCCGGGCTTGCGGTCTAAGGCTCGCGGTCCGGTATATTAACGACGGGCGCAGTCCAGCACGGCTTCCGCCTTAAAGTAATTATATATATAGTCCATGAAGGACGAGCCATGGAGATTTTAAAGCACGATTTGTTGATAATCGGTTCGGGAATCGCCGGCTTGAGGGCCGCGTTGCAGGCCGCCT of the Thermoproteus uzoniensis 768-20 genome contains:
- a CDS encoding DNA polymerase sliding clamp → MSLVARALFPKGKEPRYAFEALISMLPEITLSFTTDGISIKALDPSKVALLQLDFTAGGLEEYSVDHDVKIGLILSSVKEALKRVGAAEKLEIGVDEERKRFVMMVYPKKGREAGISRRFSFPIVQLAEEEVPEINIEYEASFEMDSAAFDDMMALAESVSDAVAIQVSQDSVVFSAEGEGGREAVSEFGRDSESLYDVNAQGTVKAKYSVELIRNVSGKLKGISKRVKAELGDAKPLKLTYEFATGTFTMILAPRAD
- a CDS encoding ATPase domain-containing protein; this encodes MASPGVVSYEPPKMADNLFYETTPTGIEGLDQLLGGGFIRGRTYLISGETGTGKTLISLTFLLQGALKFGEPGIYVSVDETYEQLVMGAKRFGWDLEELRAKGLIEVLVPEMDLIERLREKDPTAIAKSLIASLRDYVVALNAQRLVIDPIAPLVTLDKDIQVLREYIRVLVMGIEREIGTTNIVTTEIPSGSTAISRYGVEEFLATGVLVTGIARTREGNFKRVLFIRKMRWSPVQPGLYEFEIVPKEGVVVKSQVKEPLLPVTFLPFVP
- a CDS encoding ATP-binding protein, translating into MLDVLSREYLESIRNVREIPRRFRLPPSQFDIVAVVGPRRVGKTFLFLKTAWELLERGEQVLYASFEHLWVNSLDERRLAEEVRRVYPRGTVHLFLDEVQAWPRWDYRLRWLHDVKDFRLYVTGSTSELSAERIPARLRGRYISRLLLPLSFCEIAGMSAAQTFRDAGLARRLFQEYARWGGFPEIWLGRSLDKVRSLVDTVFYRDIVERRRVRDVEALEALLKLVLENYANPITWRSLARSLDVDAKTAAAYIRYMEEAYFLFVVERFGPAKRRIKAPRKIYLVDPVFASLSKSGLDMGRRLENLVFIELLRRAVERGGRLYYVDLDGGEVDLAYVEDGTVELYEVAYEPDEKHARKLRETAERLGAASYTLISWDSEDHGAIPAWRWMLASCGGRTASGSGG